In one window of Methanosarcina vacuolata Z-761 DNA:
- a CDS encoding BatA domain-containing protein, with translation MDYEFPLGLAALAGVIPLIIVYLLKPRPKLIILPSLMFVRKISRNAFDSRRKLSKKITDPLFFLQLLALILLAFAIAGPLLENLTKESERVVVIIDSSASMAVPDRIEAAKSIAIESLGKENTIIAAESMPVVLGKAIEATDAEELINSLEVRDTSGEIPEAILTVINDEGNQKAKIVVISDFENWAGKAPETYIKIARAKDMELEFRQVGKAASNYAIISGYLKDQNDGTYEYTCTVKNFNNESVKLDVQLESKSGLISTQKISEPVSLGEFGTQQIKFSSIPQGISTVKILNKDAVPCDNIAWISIPEIKPKQMLILTDLETTLDTINPDTTDLDPAISKSPVITALSLMPGLSVDVQHDLPHELLAGVEKYDTIEKYDTIEKYDTILIDCEHKPLPASTIKKVVSYAQSGKDLIVIGNGCLYNSSEMHELYPVLPVEINSIEEDSSHTIETAGSGTKVFEGISFNEVYTRKYLAAVPRENSLVLAGLKGAGPVVCTWKINNGTATYVGISDTTGNDAWNNFPTVPTYPVFWVKLLKYLWGVGDISETNVNTGGYEAFDQNVRVKTPGETISNKFVYYDKCGLYELNQKTVAANLYDSTESNTFTENRLNLTGESKDIQKEDLYTKSPDKLRKYLIYALLLLLVLENVLMFRRRII, from the coding sequence ATGGATTATGAATTTCCCCTGGGTCTGGCTGCGCTTGCAGGTGTAATTCCCCTGATTATTGTTTACTTACTTAAACCCCGCCCAAAACTGATAATCCTGCCTTCTTTGATGTTTGTCCGGAAAATCAGCAGGAATGCATTCGACTCCAGGCGTAAGCTCAGTAAAAAAATAACAGATCCGCTCTTCTTTTTACAATTACTTGCATTGATCCTCCTGGCGTTTGCCATTGCAGGTCCTCTACTTGAGAATCTTACGAAGGAGTCGGAAAGAGTTGTGGTTATTATAGACTCGTCTGCCAGCATGGCTGTGCCTGACAGAATCGAAGCTGCAAAATCCATAGCAATAGAAAGCCTGGGCAAGGAAAACACGATTATCGCTGCCGAAAGCATGCCTGTGGTACTTGGAAAAGCGATAGAAGCCACTGATGCTGAAGAGCTAATCAATAGTCTGGAAGTAAGGGATACTTCTGGCGAGATTCCTGAAGCTATTCTGACCGTTATAAACGACGAGGGAAATCAAAAAGCAAAAATTGTAGTCATCTCCGACTTTGAAAACTGGGCAGGCAAAGCCCCTGAAACATATATCAAAATCGCCAGGGCGAAAGATATGGAGCTGGAGTTCAGGCAGGTCGGCAAAGCAGCTTCCAATTATGCAATTATAAGCGGATATCTCAAAGACCAAAATGACGGGACCTATGAGTACACCTGTACTGTCAAAAATTTTAATAATGAAAGTGTGAAGCTCGATGTGCAGCTGGAAAGCAAATCAGGCCTGATTTCCACCCAAAAAATAAGCGAGCCTGTATCGCTTGGGGAATTCGGGACCCAGCAGATAAAATTTTCCAGTATTCCTCAGGGGATATCCACCGTGAAAATTCTCAATAAGGATGCAGTACCCTGTGATAATATTGCCTGGATTTCTATCCCTGAAATCAAGCCGAAACAAATGCTGATATTAACAGACCTTGAAACAACCCTTGACACAATAAACCCTGACACAACAGACCTTGACCCGGCAATAAGCAAATCTCCTGTGATTACGGCCTTGTCCCTTATGCCTGGCCTTTCGGTCGATGTACAGCACGACCTTCCACACGAACTTCTAGCAGGTGTTGAAAAATATGATACTATTGAAAAATATGATACTATTGAAAAATATGATACTATTCTCATAGATTGTGAGCATAAACCCCTTCCAGCTTCCACCATAAAGAAAGTCGTTTCTTACGCGCAAAGCGGGAAAGACCTGATAGTTATAGGAAACGGATGCCTGTATAATTCTTCAGAGATGCACGAGTTATATCCTGTCCTTCCTGTAGAGATCAACTCAATTGAAGAAGACTCCAGCCATACGATTGAGACCGCAGGGAGCGGTACAAAGGTTTTTGAGGGAATTTCATTTAACGAAGTGTATACTCGAAAATACCTGGCTGCGGTTCCGCGTGAAAATTCCCTGGTGCTTGCCGGACTCAAAGGAGCGGGGCCTGTAGTCTGTACCTGGAAGATTAACAACGGGACAGCAACTTATGTGGGGATTAGCGATACTACTGGAAATGATGCGTGGAACAATTTCCCTACGGTTCCCACGTATCCGGTATTCTGGGTAAAGCTTCTCAAATACTTATGGGGAGTCGGGGACATCAGTGAAACAAATGTAAATACAGGTGGATACGAGGCGTTTGACCAGAATGTCAGAGTCAAAACCCCCGGGGAAACGATCAGCAATAAATTCGTTTACTACGATAAATGCGGGCTTTATGAGCTGAACCAGAAAACCGTTGCAGCTAACCTCTATGATTCCACGGAGTCAAATACCTTTACTGAGAATCGATTAAATCTGACAGGTGAGAGCAAAGATATACAGAAAGAAGACCTGTATACGAAATCACCTGACAAACTCCGAAAATACCTTATTTACGCCCTTCTGCTCCTTCTTGTTCTTGAGAACGTGCTCATGTTCAGGAGGAGAATAATATGA
- a CDS encoding DUF58 domain-containing protein produces the protein MDGKKHRIDTSFLTQLDRYALPIRNRVAAIHSGSHLSTKKGSGLDIVDHRKYNQGDSLKKIDWNLYARTEKLYIRRFEEDKNLNMVILLDASTSMLIPENNPNKFEYASTVAIGISYIVMRYNDQYMIATFAENVDYTKALKGRDEFLRTIDNLSRISVNGKTKLADCADSIYPRIKSKSMVLVISDFLDDPDSIRYAVHRLCRHELVLIHLYDETEINLPETVDGTVKFIDSETNEEFSISVGQEFRKEYAAEFGKHMAELDKIAHDFKIPYFKISIDNRPIDTVLTVIGKG, from the coding sequence ATGGACGGTAAAAAACATAGGATAGATACTTCATTCCTGACTCAGCTCGACAGGTATGCACTCCCGATCAGGAACAGAGTAGCAGCCATTCACTCAGGCAGCCATCTCTCAACAAAGAAGGGATCCGGGCTTGACATTGTAGACCACAGAAAATACAACCAGGGAGATTCATTAAAGAAAATTGACTGGAACCTCTATGCCCGTACTGAAAAGCTGTATATACGCAGGTTCGAAGAGGACAAAAACCTGAACATGGTAATACTGCTTGATGCCAGCACCAGCATGCTCATTCCTGAAAATAACCCTAACAAATTCGAATACGCATCAACTGTAGCTATAGGAATTTCTTACATCGTAATGCGATACAACGACCAGTATATGATTGCAACCTTTGCAGAGAATGTAGATTATACTAAAGCCCTCAAAGGAAGAGATGAATTTCTTCGGACCATTGACAACCTCTCCCGAATCTCAGTCAATGGAAAAACAAAGCTTGCAGACTGTGCAGATTCCATATACCCCAGAATAAAGTCAAAATCAATGGTCTTAGTAATTTCAGATTTTCTGGATGATCCTGACTCTATCCGATATGCTGTCCACAGATTGTGCAGGCATGAACTCGTGCTTATACATCTCTATGACGAAACCGAGATCAACCTGCCTGAAACCGTAGACGGCACAGTCAAATTTATTGACAGTGAAACAAACGAAGAGTTCAGCATCTCAGTGGGTCAGGAATTCAGGAAGGAATATGCAGCCGAATTTGGAAAGCATATGGCTGAGCTGGATAAAATCGCACACGATTTCAAGATCCCCTATTTCAAAATCAGTATTGATAATCGGCCTATTGACACCGTGCTCACGGTCATAGGTAAAGGGTGA